The following proteins come from a genomic window of Macrobrachium nipponense isolate FS-2020 chromosome 32, ASM1510439v2, whole genome shotgun sequence:
- the LOC135207600 gene encoding ADP-ribosylation factor 4-like: MGLILTRILSLIQSKKPCRILMVGLDGAGKTTILYKLKLGEIVTTIPTIGFNVETVEYKNISFTVWDVGGQTKIRPLWRHYFQNTSAIIYVIDCNDPERLAEAKEELDILCQDAELENCPLLVMANKQDLPQAASPSFVTDALNLRDLRRPWFVQATCAVNSTGIYESLDWLAKEVSN, from the exons ATGGGTCTCATTCTGACTAGAATTCTCTCTTTGATACAGAGCAAAAAACCCTGTAGGATATTAATgg TCGGTCTTGACGGCGCAGGGAAGACTACGATACTCTACAAACTAAAATTGGGGGAAATTGTGACTACGATTCCAACAATTG GTTTCAACGTCGAGACAGTGGAGTACAAGAACATAAGTTTTACTGTGTGGGACGTTGGCGGCCAGACAAAGATTCGTCCATTGTGGAGGCATTACTTCCAAAACACCTCCGCCATCATCTATGTAATAGATTGCAACGACCCCGAGAGACTAGCAGAAGCGAAGGAGGAATTAGACATCTTG TGCCAGGACGCAGAGCTCGAGAACTGCCCACTGCTCGTTATGGCCAACAAGCAAGACCTACCACAGGCAGCCTCGCCTTCTTTCGTCACAGACGCCCTCAACCTCAGAGACCTGAGACGCCCCTGGTTTGTCCAGGCCACCTGCGCTGTCAACTCCACGGGCATCTACGAGTCCCTAGACTGGCTGGCAAAGGAAGTTTCGAattaa
- the LOC135207599 gene encoding multiple inositol polyphosphate phosphatase 1-like, giving the protein MEYHQDLKYYYEDSYGTPLNLETACETMNNIYRHFRNTVITGKAAPQGIFNFAHDKTIFQVLTRLGIFKPSQHLRHDNFAEMKERIWKTSYVSPFAANLAVVLYSCGSTYKVGTFFEGQPIPIPGKCESVLCYWEELQPWFDHNFQTCNLNKLCMIHDEL; this is encoded by the exons ATGGAGTATCACCAGGACCTGAAGTATTACTATGAAGATAGTTATGGCACACCCCTGAACTTGGAAACTGCTTGTGAGACCATGAACAACATCTACAGACATTTTCGTAA CACAGTTATCACAGGAAAAGCTGCTCCTCAAGGAATTTTTAACTTTGCCCATGACAAGACAATTTTCCAG gttttgactcgtttgggAATATTCAAACCATCCCAGCACCTGCGGCATGATAACTTTgcagaaatgaaagagagaatatGGAAAACTAGTTATGTGTCACCTTTTGCAGCCAATTTAGCTGTTGTTTTGTACAG CTGTGGATCTACCTACAAAGTGGGAACTTTCTTCGAAGGTCAGCCTATACCAATTCCAGGAAAGTGTGAAAGTGTGTTGTGCTATTGGGAAGAACTGCAACCTTGGTTTGATCATAATTTTCAAACCTGTAATCTTAATAAATTATGCATGATTCATGATGAATTGTAA